GCAGAGTGCTGGGTGTTGGATAAGAAGGAGAAATCTAAGGTTTCCAAAGGTACTGGTCTGGTTGCAGTACCTGATAATGTTACACTATCTGATAATTCCTTGATGCCACAAGCTGTATATCGTCCGTTTGTATCCCAAGGTTTTGTCTTGCTCTCTGAGAATAACTCTCATAAAGAGCCTATTAGAATTTTACGGGATACAGGAGCCTCCCAGTCCTTGCTAGTCGAAGGGGTTTTGCCATTGTCAGCTGAAACTGCTACAGGAGACCATGTCCTGATTCATGGTGTTGAGTTAGGGTATATTAGTGTACCCATGCACAAGGTGTTTCTTCAGTCAGATCTTGTATCTGGCTATGTAACTGTTGGATTTCGACCAACTTTGCCTGTGGTCGGAGTGAGTCTTCTGCTAGGTAATGATATAGCTGGAGAGAGAGTCACTGCTAACCCTTTGATGTCTAGCCTTCCCTTTTTATTTGACAGTTCAGATCAAGTTACGCAGGATATTCTTGGTTTGTATCCTGCTTGTGCAGTCACACGTTCAATGACTAAGCAGAAAGTTGGTATGCCAAACGACCAGGTTTGTGATTGGATGGGTGAGAACTGTAGTACATTGAATGATGAGGAAGTGGAGGCCAATGACTGTTCCCAGTGGCGAAGAGTGGCAAGTGAGTCACCAGATTGTGGTACCATTTTGTTACCGTAACGATGTGTTACATTTGGCACATGATTCACCCTTAGCAGGGCATCTGGGTATCAACAAAACGTACCAGAGAGTCGGCGTGCCACACTTGTCAAGTGGTTGGTAAACCCAACCAACATCCTCCTAATGCTCCATTGAAGCCTATTCCGGCAGTTGCAGAACCTTTCAGTAGAGTACTCATCGACTGTGTAGGGCCGTTGCCAAAGACCAAGTCTGGTAACCAGTATTTGCTGACGATAATGTGTGTTGCAACACGCTTTCCGGAGGCATTTCCGCTCAGGAATATTAAAGCCCACACCATTATTAAAGCACTCACCAAGTTCTTCACCTTTGTTGGGCTTCCCAAATCCATACAGTCAGATCAAGGCTCCAACTTTATGTCCGGAGTTTTCCAACAAATGATGCACCAGTTGAACATAACCCAGTGCAAGTCCTCAGCGTATCATCCCCAATCCCAGGGAGCTATCGAGCGCTTCCATCAAACCCTCAAAAACATGATGAGGTGTTATTGTTTGGAGTTTGAAAAGGATTGGGATGAAGGAGTCCATTTGTTGATGTTTGCTGCACGTGAGGAGGTCCAAGAAGCTCTAGGATTCAGTCCTTTTGAGTTGGTATTTGGGCACAGAGTACGTGGTCCTTTGAAGATGCTGAAGGAGACTTGGCTTTCTGAGGATGATCCTCCTATGGGTCTGTTGGACTATGTCTCTACCTTTAGATGTCGGCTGACCAAGGCATGCGAAGTGGCTCCTGCAAACCTGAAGCGTTCTCAGACGAAAATGAAAGTTTGGTA
This genomic interval from Dysidea avara chromosome 15, odDysAvar1.4, whole genome shotgun sequence contains the following:
- the LOC136245307 gene encoding uncharacterized protein, translating into MLLQSVLVGKAREVYSSLSVEQSTDYELIKREILKAYELVPELKQLVLLEEFKQCVPVDIKTYLEEQKVTAVDKAATLADDYKLTHSGTRELKVKLPTLKSASVGQTSDGTRNIPQLSDKGHANREDRSRKSVPTCFYCKKRGHVMAECWVLDKKEKSKVSKGTGLVAVPDNVTLSDNSLMPQAVYRPFVSQGFVLLSENNSHKEPIRILRDTGASQSLLVEGVLPLSAETATGDHVLIHGVELGYISVPMHKVFLQSDLVSGYVTVGFRPTLPVVGVSLLLGNDIAGERVTANPLMSSLPFLFDSSDQVTQDILGLYPACAVTRSMTKQKVGMPNDQVCDWMGENCSTLNDEEVEANDCSQWRRVGIWVSTKRTRESACHTCQVVGKPNQHPPNAPLKPIPAVAEPFSRVLIDCVGPLPKTKSGNQYLLTIMCVATRFPEAFPLRNIKAHTIIKALTKFFTFVGLPKSIQSDQGSNFMSGVFQQMMHQLNITQCKSSAYHPQSQGAIERFHQTLKNMMRCYCLEFEKDWDEGVHLLMFAAREEVQEALGFSPFELVFGHRVRGPLKMLKETWLSEDDPPMGLLDYVSTFRCRLTKACEVAPANLKRSQTKMKARYHGPYVVERKVNDVDYVVCTPDRRKQHQLCHINMLKAYYGKESIDAVRPTAITTVASLPSGEGNGCAVERQGTDDFDINMKLNNSAILKNLKQKLHHLPDRESAELQHLILEHADIFP